A genomic window from Betta splendens chromosome 24, fBetSpl5.4, whole genome shotgun sequence includes:
- the LOC114849582 gene encoding protein eva-1 homolog C isoform X1 — translation MFFSDGSLSAVNHALLLGITCLSVVCDFTKGSSDLSGYLSKVLRNYTEQACDGDFLSVRCPPRTTITVQSAFYGRRGASDPQQCPQTYQAPLSSAAARQNEQHCTASTALQKMLDECQDRRSCQVLVNSRVFGTDQCPGSSKYLIVWYKCRPNEYKSKVVCEGERMRLSCKRGMQIAVYSAMFGRTQQGTLECPPHHRRAPSVDCQSPVALQVLTSRCQGKKSCVVPASTRDFGDPCYAGTRKYLSVIYTCVPKKLLPDQDSGPSVFSAPPSVHDPNIVGDSPVRRPDSVPDKKVVRETNPEEEKTSGTGREGGESRLRPRGMNPVINATSGSSMAFISNALAAYTYISDHPERAALFFVCGVCLGLFLTLFALVVQISCRTDCRPRQRPPAKKRAHAADSSSDSSDSDSDWDTTSDLSARRHRRFERTLNMNVFTSAEELERAQRLEERERIIREIWMNGQPDIPGTRSLNRYY, via the exons ATGTTCTTCTCGGACGGGTCTCTCTCAGCCGTCAATCATGCGCTCCTCTTGGGAATAACGTGCCTGAGCGTCGTCTGCGATTTCACCAAGGGCTCTTCGGACCTTTCAG GTTACTTGTCCAAAGTGCTGAGGAACTACACAGAGCAGGCTTGCGACGGAGACTTCCTGTCTGTTCGTTGCCCGCCCCGCACCACCATCACTGTCCAATCGGCTTTCTACGGCCGGAGAGGCGCCTCCGACCCCCAGCAGTGCCCTCAGACCTACCAGGCGCCGCTCAGCTCTGCCGCCGCCCGCCAGAATGAGCAGCATTGCACCGCCTCCACTGCATTACAG AAAATGCTGGACGAGTGCCAGGACAGAAGGAGCTGTCAAGTGCTTGTCAACAGCCGCGTGTTTGGGACGGACCAGTGTCCAGGCAGCAGTAAATACCTCATTGTGTGGTACAAATGCAGACCTA ATGAGTACAAGAGCAAGGTGGTGTGTGAGGGCGagaggatgaggctgagctgcaAGCGCGGCATGCAGATCGCCGTCTACTCCGCCATGTTCGGCCGCACGCAGCAGGGCACGCTGGAGTGCCCCCCGCACCACCGGAGGGCTCCGTCCGTAG ACTGCCAGTCGCCTGTGGCCCTGCAGGTTCTGACCTCGCGCTGTCAGGGCAAGAAGAGCTGCGTGGTCCCAGCCTCCACCAGAGACTTTGGGGATCCGTGCTACGCTGGAACCAGAAAGTACCTCAGCGTCATCTACACCTGTG TTCCAAAGAAGTTGCTTCCGGATCAGGACAGCGGGCCGTCGGTGTTCTCCGCACCACCCAGCGTCCATGACCCCAACATAGTGGGAGACAGCCCCGTCAGGAGACCCGACAGCGTCCCGG ACAAGAAGGTGGTTAGAGAGACGAACCCCGAGGAGGAGAAGACCTCAGGGActgggagagaggggggagagagtcGGCTGCGACCCAGAGGCATGAACCCCGTCATCAACGCCACGTCTGGAAGCAGCATGGCCTTCATCAGCAACGCACTGGCAGCCTACACATACATCTCAG ACCACCCGGAAAGGGCCGCGCTCTTCTTCGTCTGCGGCGTGTGCCTGGgcctcttcctcaccctcttcgCCCTGGTGGTCCAGATCTCCTGCCGCACCGACTGCCGGCCCCGCCAGCGGCCCCCGGCCAAGAAGCGGGCGCACGCCGCCGACTCGTCCTCCGACTCCAGCGACTCGGACTCGGACTGGGACACCACCTCGGACCTGTCGGCGCGGCGGCACAGGCGCTTCGAGCGCACGCTCAACATGAACGTGTTCACGTcggcggaggagctggagcgggcgcagaggctggaggaacggGAGAGGATCATCCGAGAGATCTGGATGAATGGCCAGCCGGACATCCCCGGGACGCGCAGCCTCAATCGCTATTACTGA
- the LOC114849582 gene encoding protein eva-1 homolog A isoform X2: MNPVINATSGSSMAFISNALAAYTYISDHPERAALFFVCGVCLGLFLTLFALVVQISCRTDCRPRQRPPAKKRAHAADSSSDSSDSDSDWDTTSDLSARRHRRFERTLNMNVFTSAEELERAQRLEERERIIREIWMNGQPDIPGTRSLNRYY; encoded by the exons ATGAACCCCGTCATCAACGCCACGTCTGGAAGCAGCATGGCCTTCATCAGCAACGCACTGGCAGCCTACACATACATCTCAG ACCACCCGGAAAGGGCCGCGCTCTTCTTCGTCTGCGGCGTGTGCCTGGgcctcttcctcaccctcttcgCCCTGGTGGTCCAGATCTCCTGCCGCACCGACTGCCGGCCCCGCCAGCGGCCCCCGGCCAAGAAGCGGGCGCACGCCGCCGACTCGTCCTCCGACTCCAGCGACTCGGACTCGGACTGGGACACCACCTCGGACCTGTCGGCGCGGCGGCACAGGCGCTTCGAGCGCACGCTCAACATGAACGTGTTCACGTcggcggaggagctggagcgggcgcagaggctggaggaacggGAGAGGATCATCCGAGAGATCTGGATGAATGGCCAGCCGGACATCCCCGGGACGCGCAGCCTCAATCGCTATTACTGA